The following coding sequences lie in one Prosthecobacter vanneervenii genomic window:
- a CDS encoding sulfatase family protein, giving the protein MLRALFTSLFLATAASAAQPPNIVFIFCDDLAYQAMSCYGDHRKLLETPNMDRLAKEGMRFDRCLVTNSICGPSRAVIQTGKYSHANGFYNNSNSKFDSSQPTFPKVMHEKGYQMAMIGKWHLMTDPVGYDYWNVLPGQGVYYNPPMIDNGKPVKYDGYTTDIIGDLTLDWLQKRDKTKPFMMMCQHKAPHREWEPPSRYLGFDKDRVYEEPETLFDSYSGRSKAVSDHDMGIDRTMTDRDTKLVAPNNLTPEQKKAWDAYYEPRNAKYREAAPAGRDLVKWRYQRYMHDYLACVKAVDDNVGRVLDYLDKEGLTENTVVMLSSDQGFYLGEHGWFDKRWIFEESLRTPFLVRWPGVIKPGTVNNKIVSLIDFASTFLDIAQCPNLPDVHGRSLVPLFKGEEPADWRKSLYYHYYEYPVPHRVRPHYGVITDRYKLIHYYKPDVDDWELMDREKDPLETKSFYNDPAYAETVKELKAEILRLQAEVKETMPPPRFTHGNKAFDGEVNPPVQEQPKGKGAGKKKGAAKKAE; this is encoded by the coding sequence ATGCTCCGCGCTCTCTTCACTTCCCTCTTCCTCGCCACAGCGGCCAGCGCCGCGCAGCCGCCGAACATCGTCTTCATCTTCTGCGATGACCTGGCCTATCAGGCGATGAGCTGCTATGGCGACCACCGCAAGCTGCTGGAGACGCCAAACATGGACCGCCTGGCCAAGGAGGGCATGCGTTTTGACCGCTGCCTCGTGACGAACTCCATCTGCGGCCCCAGCCGTGCGGTGATCCAGACGGGCAAATACTCGCACGCCAACGGCTTCTACAACAACAGCAACAGCAAGTTTGACAGCAGCCAGCCCACCTTCCCCAAGGTGATGCATGAGAAGGGCTACCAGATGGCCATGATCGGCAAATGGCACCTCATGACCGACCCCGTGGGCTACGACTACTGGAACGTGCTCCCCGGTCAGGGCGTGTATTACAACCCGCCGATGATCGACAACGGCAAACCCGTGAAGTACGACGGCTACACCACAGACATCATCGGCGACCTGACGCTGGACTGGCTGCAAAAGCGCGACAAGACCAAGCCCTTCATGATGATGTGCCAGCACAAGGCCCCGCACCGCGAGTGGGAGCCGCCGTCACGCTACCTGGGCTTTGACAAAGACCGCGTGTATGAGGAGCCGGAGACGCTCTTTGACAGCTACTCCGGGCGCAGCAAGGCGGTGAGTGATCACGACATGGGCATTGACCGCACGATGACGGACCGCGACACGAAACTAGTGGCCCCTAACAATCTGACGCCGGAACAGAAGAAGGCCTGGGACGCCTACTACGAGCCCCGCAATGCGAAGTACCGTGAGGCCGCGCCTGCGGGCCGTGATCTGGTGAAATGGCGCTACCAGCGCTACATGCACGACTACCTGGCCTGCGTGAAGGCCGTGGACGACAACGTGGGCCGTGTGCTGGATTACCTGGACAAAGAGGGCCTGACGGAAAACACCGTGGTCATGCTGAGCAGCGACCAGGGCTTTTACCTCGGAGAGCACGGCTGGTTCGACAAACGCTGGATTTTTGAAGAGTCCCTTCGTACCCCCTTCCTGGTTCGCTGGCCCGGCGTCATCAAACCCGGCACTGTGAACAACAAGATCGTGAGCCTGATCGACTTTGCCAGCACCTTCCTGGACATCGCCCAGTGCCCAAACCTTCCGGATGTGCATGGCCGCAGCCTGGTGCCGCTTTTCAAAGGCGAAGAACCCGCCGACTGGCGCAAATCACTCTACTACCACTACTACGAGTACCCCGTGCCCCACCGCGTGCGCCCGCACTACGGCGTCATTACGGACCGCTACAAGCTCATCCACTACTACAAGCCGGACGTGGACGACTGGGAGCTGATGGACCGCGAGAAGGACCCGCTGGAAACCAAGAGCTTTTACAACGACCCCGCCTACGCCGAAACGGTGAAGGAGCTGAAAGCCGAGATCCTCCGCCTGCAGGCCGAGGTCAAAGAGACCATGCCTCCGCCGCGCTTTACCCACGGAAACAAGGCCTTTGATGGCGAGGTGAATCCTCCCGTGCAGGAACAACCCAAGGGCAAAGGCGCCGGGAAGAAGAAGGGCGCAGCGAAGAAAGCGGAGTGA
- a CDS encoding DinB/UmuC family translesion DNA polymerase → MLASLPCPERGTPTNLICTSGAQQADWSAHYPLYARERVSERTLFDTVRTAEQQALPEDHPLVVSLDDTLVGKGASDLHGYALGHDPRPVICEPPEAKSYGEQETFNADTTDEAFILARLRAMADSLMRRVRNDRKSIRSVTLRLRYNSNTLEVPTALENDVYPLLTGLLKRAWERRESVRLVGLKFSKVYEAGLLSVVPLEPADMVRCQWHKLAGVVDALQHGGHSVMRGHDLG, encoded by the coding sequence ATGCTCGCCTCTCTGCCGTGCCCTGAACGCGGCACGCCCACCAACCTGATTTGCACCAGCGGCGCGCAGCAGGCCGACTGGAGCGCCCACTACCCGCTCTATGCCAGGGAGCGTGTCAGCGAGAGAACGCTCTTTGACACCGTGCGCACCGCCGAGCAGCAGGCCCTGCCCGAAGACCATCCGCTGGTTGTCTCGCTTGATGACACGCTGGTGGGCAAAGGAGCGTCTGACTTGCATGGCTACGCACTGGGGCATGATCCGCGCCCCGTCATCTGCGAGCCACCGGAGGCCAAGAGCTACGGCGAGCAGGAAACCTTCAATGCCGACACCACCGATGAAGCCTTCATCCTAGCCCGGCTGCGGGCAATGGCGGACTCCCTCATGCGGCGAGTAAGGAATGACCGGAAGAGCATACGCAGCGTGACCCTGCGGCTGCGATACAACTCCAACACGCTGGAGGTGCCCACGGCGCTGGAAAATGATGTGTATCCCCTGCTCACCGGCCTGCTGAAACGAGCCTGGGAAAGGCGAGAAAGCGTGCGGCTGGTGGGGCTGAAGTTCAGCAAGGTGTATGAGGCAGGCCTGCTCTCGGTGGTGCCGCTGGAGCCTGCGGACATGGTGCGCTGCCAGTGGCACAAGCTGGCGGGGGTGGTGGATGCTCTGCAGCATGGCGGCCATAGCGTCATGCGTGGGCATGACCTGGGCTGA